In Thermococcus camini, a genomic segment contains:
- a CDS encoding DUF6849 domain-containing protein, giving the protein MRLVLKPLFEAELPADFSEVIKGKLMGEELRTGEEIEVELLGKPLRFKVVLAEPSPLKVRRNTRIEFSHGEVEVVDFEFDEPVNDVIPFDGGFVVVLEREVLILNQDWQKIYSDEFEDLNKVRVSKGKVVIIHGERKIRLVKP; this is encoded by the coding sequence ATGCGGCTGGTTCTCAAGCCCCTCTTCGAGGCCGAGCTGCCGGCCGATTTCAGCGAGGTCATAAAGGGCAAGCTCATGGGAGAAGAACTCAGGACAGGTGAGGAAATCGAAGTGGAGCTCCTCGGAAAGCCCCTCCGATTCAAGGTCGTCCTCGCGGAGCCCTCGCCGCTGAAAGTCAGAAGAAACACGAGGATAGAGTTCTCGCATGGGGAGGTTGAAGTCGTTGATTTTGAGTTCGATGAACCGGTTAATGATGTAATCCCCTTCGATGGTGGCTTCGTTGTTGTGCTCGAGAGAGAGGTTCTGATTCTGAACCAGGACTGGCAAAAGATTTATAGCGATGAGTTCGAGGACCTTAACAAAGTTAGGGTTTCCAAAGGAAAGGTGGTGATAATCCATGGAGAAAGAAAAATCAGGCTCGTTAAGCCTTGA
- a CDS encoding acetate--CoA ligase family protein, with product MKEEALKVIEEVLKSGRTSLVEYEAKQVLKAYGLPVPEEKLAKTLDEALRYAEEIGYPVAMKLMSPQILHKSDAKVVLLNIKTPEELKEKWELIHENARKYRPDAEILGVLIAPMLKVGREIIIGVTEDPQFGHAIMFGLGGIFVEVLKDVTFRIVPITERDARKMIQEIKSYPILAGARGEEPADIDAIVNLLLKVSELVDDLRDYIKEMDLNPVFVYEKGKGAVVVDARIIVKEPVEKKDEISTEYRERCA from the coding sequence ATGAAGGAGGAAGCCCTTAAAGTTATTGAAGAGGTTTTGAAGTCCGGAAGGACTTCGCTCGTTGAGTACGAGGCAAAGCAGGTTCTCAAAGCCTACGGACTCCCGGTTCCGGAGGAAAAGCTCGCCAAGACCCTTGATGAGGCACTCCGTTATGCGGAGGAAATCGGCTATCCCGTCGCCATGAAACTGATGTCCCCACAGATTCTCCACAAGAGCGATGCCAAGGTGGTTCTCCTCAACATAAAGACCCCCGAGGAGCTGAAGGAGAAGTGGGAGCTCATCCACGAGAACGCGCGCAAATACCGCCCGGACGCCGAGATACTCGGTGTCCTCATCGCACCGATGCTCAAGGTCGGAAGGGAGATAATCATAGGCGTCACCGAAGACCCGCAGTTCGGGCATGCAATAATGTTCGGCCTCGGCGGAATCTTCGTGGAGGTTCTCAAGGACGTCACCTTCCGCATAGTGCCGATAACCGAGCGCGACGCCAGGAAGATGATCCAGGAGATAAAGAGCTATCCGATTCTCGCCGGGGCGAGGGGCGAGGAGCCGGCCGACATAGACGCCATAGTCAACCTCCTCCTCAAGGTCAGCGAGCTGGTCGACGACCTCAGGGACTACATCAAGGAGATGGATCTCAACCCGGTCTTCGTCTACGAGAAGGGCAAGGGTGCCGTCGTCGTTGACGCCAGGATAATCGTCAAGGAGCCGGTCGAGAAGAAGGACGAGATAAGCACCGAATACAGGGAGAGGTGCGCCTGA
- a CDS encoding potassium channel family protein: MSELEEIRNCLIEMKDLSSLMVDLAFSSVMYNSEDIAEEVYLLEERMDELTLKVKKLALLLAKKEDDPLRLLSVIDMAEINEQISDAAYKISDLVLRDVEPHPIIRKIMEDTEEELGRVTVHKGSVLHGRTLEQLKLPSKIGTRILAIKRGSRYIYNPGRNDTIQEGDVLIAVGSDLDKLRKLAGEEVEEE; encoded by the coding sequence ATGAGTGAGCTTGAGGAGATCAGAAACTGCCTCATAGAGATGAAAGACCTGTCATCGCTCATGGTGGATTTAGCCTTCTCCTCCGTCATGTACAACAGCGAGGACATAGCTGAGGAGGTCTATCTCCTCGAGGAGCGTATGGACGAGCTGACCCTCAAGGTTAAGAAGCTGGCCCTCCTGCTGGCCAAGAAGGAGGACGACCCCCTCAGGCTTCTCAGCGTCATAGACATGGCAGAGATAAACGAGCAGATAAGCGACGCCGCCTATAAAATATCCGACCTCGTGCTGAGGGACGTTGAGCCCCACCCGATAATCAGGAAGATTATGGAGGACACCGAGGAGGAGCTCGGAAGAGTAACGGTTCACAAGGGCTCGGTTCTGCACGGCAGGACACTCGAACAGCTCAAGCTCCCCAGTAAAATAGGAACCAGAATACTGGCAATAAAGCGCGGGAGCAGGTACATCTACAACCCAGGCAGAAACGACACAATACAGGAGGGCGACGTTCTCATAGCGGTTGGCTCCGACCTCGACAAGCTGAGGAAGCTCGCCGGCGAGGAAGTGGAGGAGGAGTGA
- a CDS encoding sugar phosphate isomerase/epimerase family protein yields MIGLSMTAYPGRNLLGFEEWVGRAKKLGFDFVEILSEWPHYLTGNSYRLFAEVLDSWGMKRTVHAPFSDVNIGSFNDRLRRISLEIIHETIELAAELDALSVTIHPGHCSPVSVKNRRKYLEIHRKSLRKISEWGLEYGIKIGVENMPRFPILDAQTCERLWEILDDVDIGVTFDVGHLNTTTRNFERFLDLFGDKIVHVHLHDNSGDKDEHLALGDGTVPWVRVLPKLPRVTWALEVNDIESARRSLEFLKSLH; encoded by the coding sequence ATGATAGGTCTCTCCATGACGGCCTATCCCGGAAGAAACCTCCTCGGATTTGAGGAATGGGTGGGCAGGGCGAAAAAGCTTGGCTTTGATTTCGTTGAGATCCTGAGTGAATGGCCCCACTACCTGACGGGGAACAGCTACCGCCTCTTCGCCGAGGTTCTTGACAGCTGGGGCATGAAAAGAACGGTCCATGCACCCTTCAGCGACGTCAACATAGGCTCCTTCAACGACAGGCTGAGGAGAATCTCGCTGGAGATAATCCATGAAACAATCGAACTGGCGGCCGAGCTCGACGCACTCTCCGTCACGATACACCCCGGGCACTGCTCGCCGGTCAGCGTGAAGAACAGGAGAAAGTACCTGGAGATACACAGAAAATCCCTGAGGAAAATCTCCGAGTGGGGGCTTGAATACGGAATAAAGATTGGCGTCGAGAACATGCCCCGCTTTCCAATCCTCGATGCGCAAACCTGTGAGAGGCTGTGGGAAATACTCGATGACGTCGATATAGGGGTGACTTTCGACGTTGGGCACCTGAACACCACAACGAGGAACTTTGAACGTTTCCTCGATCTCTTTGGGGATAAAATCGTCCACGTCCACCTCCACGACAACTCCGGGGATAAAGACGAGCACCTGGCCCTGGGCGATGGAACTGTCCCCTGGGTCAGGGTGCTGCCAAAGCTCCCAAGGGTGACGTGGGCGCTTGAAGTCAACGACATCGAATCTGCCAGGAGAAGCCTCGAATTTTTGAAAAGCCTGCATTGA
- a CDS encoding ATP-binding cassette domain-containing protein, translating into MNAIEVENLVKKYGDFEAVKGISFNVRRGEIFAFLGPNGAGKTTTVHVLTTLLKPTAGKAIVAGHDVVKEPIAVRKKIGIVFQDPSVDRELTAYENMLIHGRIYGLSGNELKEKIERLLKFVELWEFKDRPLKFFSGGMQRRLEIARSLLHEPEILFLDEPTIGLDPQTRAHIWDYIRAMKEEHNMTIFLTTHYMDEAEQLADRIAIMDHGKIIAEGTAEELKKLVGNDIIYLKLQAREDLKCLKADFIKGCRLLPDGRVRLDVDNAAEALPRLFELAKESGVKILEVTYHRPTLNDVFLHLTGREIRDEGGEGNVARMIMKARMRR; encoded by the coding sequence ATGAACGCGATTGAGGTTGAGAACCTGGTGAAGAAGTACGGGGATTTTGAAGCCGTTAAGGGAATATCCTTCAACGTGAGACGGGGCGAGATATTTGCCTTTCTGGGTCCCAACGGGGCCGGGAAGACCACAACCGTCCACGTCCTCACTACATTGTTGAAGCCGACGGCCGGAAAGGCCATAGTTGCCGGTCATGACGTCGTTAAGGAGCCGATAGCGGTTAGGAAGAAGATAGGCATAGTCTTTCAGGATCCGAGCGTTGATAGAGAGCTTACCGCCTATGAGAACATGCTCATCCACGGCAGGATATACGGCCTGAGTGGAAACGAACTGAAGGAAAAAATCGAGCGCCTCCTCAAGTTCGTCGAGCTCTGGGAGTTCAAGGACAGGCCCCTTAAGTTCTTCTCCGGCGGAATGCAGAGAAGGCTTGAGATAGCGCGCTCCCTTCTTCACGAGCCCGAAATACTGTTCCTCGATGAGCCCACGATAGGCCTCGACCCGCAGACCAGGGCCCACATCTGGGACTACATAAGGGCCATGAAGGAAGAGCACAACATGACGATTTTCCTCACGACGCACTACATGGACGAGGCGGAGCAGTTAGCTGACAGGATAGCGATAATGGACCACGGAAAGATAATCGCCGAAGGAACGGCTGAAGAGCTGAAGAAACTTGTCGGCAACGACATAATCTACCTGAAGCTCCAGGCAAGGGAGGACCTCAAGTGCCTCAAAGCGGATTTCATCAAGGGCTGCAGGCTTTTACCCGACGGGAGGGTTCGCCTTGACGTGGACAACGCCGCTGAAGCCCTTCCCAGGCTCTTCGAGCTGGCAAAGGAATCGGGTGTCAAAATCCTTGAGGTCACCTATCACCGGCCGACGCTCAACGACGTCTTCCTACATCTGACGGGCAGAGAGATCAGGGACGAAGGCGGTGAGGGAAACGTGGCAAGGATGATAATGAAAGCCCGTATGAGGAGGTGA
- a CDS encoding ABC transporter permease: protein MQVFFTMIYRELKRFSRSRARVIGSIINPLIWLIFFGKGWSGVFDNPFASQIFGGVDYMTYLVPGIIAMTVFNMSFMQGITLIWDKQFGFLKEILVAPASRTEAILGRITGGALMAMIQGAIILILSFALADLKVSGILPALGLSFLVGLAIAGMGVAIALKMSSMEGFQMIVMMIMLPMTFLSGAFYPVKTMPEWMQWLAKVNPLTYAVDGSRYYLAGVEPAFGIATDWVVLMGLAALFAGVAALSFRKATID from the coding sequence ATGCAGGTCTTTTTCACCATGATATACCGCGAGCTGAAGCGCTTTTCCCGCTCACGGGCGAGGGTCATTGGGAGCATAATCAATCCTCTCATCTGGCTCATATTCTTCGGAAAGGGCTGGAGCGGTGTCTTCGACAACCCGTTTGCGTCTCAAATATTCGGCGGCGTTGACTACATGACCTACCTCGTGCCGGGAATAATAGCGATGACCGTCTTCAACATGAGCTTCATGCAGGGCATAACGCTCATCTGGGACAAGCAGTTCGGCTTCCTGAAGGAGATTTTGGTAGCTCCCGCGAGCAGGACCGAGGCAATACTCGGCAGGATCACCGGGGGAGCGCTCATGGCCATGATACAGGGCGCCATAATCCTGATCCTCAGCTTCGCCCTCGCCGACCTCAAAGTGAGCGGAATCCTTCCTGCTCTCGGCCTTAGCTTCCTGGTGGGCCTCGCCATAGCCGGAATGGGGGTTGCAATAGCCCTCAAGATGAGCAGCATGGAAGGCTTCCAGATGATCGTCATGATGATAATGCTCCCCATGACCTTCCTCAGCGGAGCCTTCTATCCGGTAAAGACGATGCCCGAGTGGATGCAGTGGCTGGCCAAGGTGAACCCGCTGACCTACGCGGTAGACGGTTCCCGCTACTACCTGGCCGGGGTTGAGCCGGCCTTTGGAATCGCAACGGACTGGGTCGTGCTCATGGGTCTGGCGGCGCTGTTCGCTGGGGTTGCCGCTCTCAGCTTCAGGAAGGCGACGATAGACTGA
- a CDS encoding PadR family transcriptional regulator: MERPSFRGHMKVLILDLLREPMHGYGIMAELEERYGMKLSAGTVYPILASLKRSGLIEVAGRGEREKKTYVITEKGLEYLSEHAEELIEAKRRMRAYKAFLELGGDELKAAFRELFESMDDLTDEQREEIKELFTGCAKKLRLILLGGGRYERD, encoded by the coding sequence ATGGAGCGCCCAAGTTTTCGCGGTCATATGAAGGTACTTATCCTCGACCTCCTCCGGGAGCCGATGCACGGCTACGGCATAATGGCGGAGCTGGAAGAAAGGTACGGTATGAAGCTCAGCGCTGGCACGGTCTATCCAATCCTCGCGTCCCTGAAGAGGAGTGGGCTCATTGAGGTGGCCGGCAGGGGGGAGAGGGAGAAAAAAACCTACGTGATCACCGAGAAGGGACTGGAGTACCTCTCAGAGCACGCGGAAGAGCTAATTGAGGCAAAACGAAGAATGCGCGCCTACAAGGCATTCCTTGAGCTGGGGGGCGACGAGCTGAAGGCCGCCTTTAGGGAGCTCTTTGAGTCGATGGATGACCTGACGGACGAGCAGAGGGAGGAGATCAAGGAGCTGTTCACCGGCTGCGCGAAGAAACTCAGGCTGATTCTACTTGGAGGTGGACGGTATGAACGCGATTGA
- a CDS encoding endonuclease III domain-containing protein: MEKEKSGSLSLEKFTFDESWEEKRKRAERIVEILMETHPREKLLIGDPYRTLVHCIISQRMRDEVTYRVWEELFKKYHDIETIAKTPVEEMQEFLRKNGVGLWKTKGEWIVKVSQIILEKYGGKVPDDIRKLMELPGIGRKCANIVLAYGFGRQAIPVDTHVNRISKRLGLAPPRVQPEKVEEYLAKLIPYEKWIYVNHAMVDHGRSICKPIKPKCNECPLRELCPYAKGLVGDGDVR, translated from the coding sequence ATGGAGAAAGAAAAATCAGGCTCGTTAAGCCTTGAAAAGTTCACCTTCGATGAAAGCTGGGAGGAGAAGAGAAAGCGTGCGGAGAGAATCGTCGAGATTCTGATGGAGACGCACCCCAGGGAAAAGCTCCTCATCGGCGACCCCTACAGGACCTTAGTCCACTGCATAATCTCACAGCGCATGAGGGACGAGGTAACTTACCGCGTCTGGGAGGAGTTATTCAAGAAGTATCACGACATCGAGACGATAGCAAAAACACCGGTTGAGGAGATGCAGGAGTTTCTAAGGAAGAACGGGGTCGGCCTCTGGAAGACCAAGGGCGAGTGGATTGTCAAGGTCTCGCAGATAATCCTCGAAAAGTACGGCGGAAAGGTTCCAGATGACATTAGAAAGCTGATGGAGCTTCCTGGAATCGGAAGAAAGTGCGCCAACATAGTCTTAGCTTATGGCTTCGGAAGGCAGGCCATTCCAGTGGATACACACGTGAACAGGATAAGCAAGCGACTTGGTTTAGCTCCGCCGCGCGTTCAGCCGGAGAAGGTTGAGGAGTATCTTGCAAAGCTGATTCCCTACGAGAAGTGGATTTACGTGAACCACGCAATGGTGGACCACGGGAGGTCAATATGCAAACCAATAAAGCCGAAGTGCAATGAGTGCCCCCTCAGAGAGCTCTGCCCCTACGCGAAGGGCTTAGTTGGGGACGGGGACGTCAGGTAG
- a CDS encoding phosphoglycerate kinase produces MFRLTDFDYHGKTVFLRADLNSPATDGKIISDARFRAVLPTIIYLLEHGAKLVIGTHQSKPYKGDYITTEQHAEILSGLLGQEVEYVEDIFGKYAREKIKALKPGEAVMLENLRFAAEEVKYKPIDDCEKTFFVRKLAPLIDYVVNDAFAATHRSQPSLVGFARLKPMIMGFLMEREINALTRAYNTGERPRVYVLGGAKVDDSLRVAENVLRNGRAEVILTGGLVGHVFTLAKGFHLGDANLEFMEKKGLLELVDWAEEILNEFYPYVRTPVDFAVDYRGERVEVDLLSEEKWLFDEYPILDVGSRTVEKYREVLMGARIIVANGPMGVFEREEFAVGTVGVFRAIGESSAFSIVGGGHSIASIYQHNITGISHVSTGGGAMLSFFAGEKLPVLEAFKISYERFKNLLEG; encoded by the coding sequence ATGTTCAGGCTCACCGACTTTGACTATCACGGAAAAACCGTCTTTCTGAGGGCAGACCTAAATTCGCCAGCCACTGACGGGAAAATAATCAGCGACGCCAGGTTTAGAGCGGTTCTCCCGACGATAATATACCTCCTCGAGCACGGGGCCAAACTCGTCATAGGGACGCACCAGAGCAAGCCCTACAAGGGCGACTACATAACCACGGAGCAGCACGCCGAGATACTGAGCGGGCTGCTCGGCCAGGAGGTCGAGTACGTTGAGGATATCTTTGGAAAATACGCCCGCGAGAAGATAAAAGCCCTAAAGCCCGGCGAGGCAGTCATGTTAGAGAACCTCCGCTTCGCCGCGGAAGAGGTCAAATACAAGCCCATTGATGATTGCGAGAAAACTTTTTTCGTGAGAAAACTTGCACCTCTGATAGATTACGTCGTGAACGATGCCTTCGCAGCGACTCACCGCTCCCAGCCTTCCCTGGTGGGCTTCGCAAGATTGAAGCCCATGATTATGGGCTTCCTCATGGAAAGGGAGATTAATGCCCTTACCCGAGCATACAATACCGGAGAGAGGCCGAGGGTCTACGTGCTCGGCGGTGCAAAGGTTGACGACTCGCTCCGCGTTGCCGAGAACGTTCTAAGGAACGGCAGGGCCGAGGTCATACTCACCGGCGGGCTGGTAGGTCACGTGTTCACCCTCGCCAAGGGCTTCCACCTCGGCGATGCCAACCTGGAGTTTATGGAGAAAAAGGGCCTTCTCGAACTGGTGGACTGGGCAGAGGAGATACTCAACGAGTTCTACCCCTACGTGAGAACCCCCGTTGATTTCGCCGTTGATTACAGGGGGGAGCGCGTCGAGGTTGACCTGCTGAGCGAGGAGAAATGGCTGTTCGACGAGTATCCCATACTCGACGTAGGTTCAAGGACCGTTGAGAAGTACCGCGAGGTGCTCATGGGGGCAAGGATAATAGTCGCCAACGGGCCTATGGGGGTCTTCGAGCGCGAGGAGTTCGCGGTAGGAACCGTCGGCGTCTTCAGGGCGATAGGAGAAAGCTCCGCCTTCAGCATAGTGGGGGGAGGCCACTCGATAGCGAGCATATACCAGCACAACATAACGGGCATAAGCCACGTCTCCACCGGCGGCGGCGCGATGCTCAGCTTCTTCGCCGGTGAAAAGCTCCCCGTCCTGGAGGCGTTCAAGATCAGCTACGAACGCTTCAAGAACCTGCTTGAAGGGTGA
- a CDS encoding acetate--CoA ligase family protein, translating to MAEKIVEEMRPFFDPKAVAIIGATNKKGKVGNVIFENFKMNKERGIFKGNIYPVNPKLDEIEGYKVYKSVEELPEDTDLAVISIPAPFVPDTMRQIAKKGIKSVIIITGGFGELGEEGKKLEREILEIARENGIRVIGPNCVGVYVPDTGVDTVFLPESKMDRPKSGPIAFVSQSGAFAAAMLDWAAMAGIGIGKMVSYGNKLDVDDADLMDYFIHDDGINVVTFYIEGVKEGRKFIEAAKRITKVKPVIALKSGRTEYGAKAASSHTGSLAGADTIYDAVFKQTGIIRAEDFEHMFDLAKAFAALKDKLPKGDRIGIITDGGGAGVMASDAVAKFGLRMADLSEETLKYLRENFPPHAVAGNPTDVVGDTDAERYRIAIEGFVNDPNVDAILVIVLFQVPLLEEEKIIDILAEYQKKSDKPIVAVAMGGKKTDHYARLLEDKGVPVYPTPERGVRALAGLVKYAEYLRRGA from the coding sequence ATGGCGGAAAAGATAGTTGAGGAAATGAGGCCCTTCTTCGACCCGAAGGCGGTCGCTATCATCGGCGCAACCAACAAGAAGGGTAAAGTTGGAAACGTCATCTTTGAGAACTTCAAGATGAACAAGGAGCGCGGAATCTTCAAGGGCAACATATACCCAGTTAACCCCAAGCTCGACGAGATAGAGGGTTACAAGGTCTACAAGAGTGTCGAAGAGCTCCCAGAGGACACGGACCTGGCGGTCATTTCGATTCCGGCCCCTTTCGTTCCAGACACAATGAGGCAGATAGCGAAAAAGGGAATAAAGTCAGTTATCATCATCACCGGCGGCTTCGGTGAGCTCGGTGAGGAAGGAAAGAAGCTGGAGCGCGAGATCCTTGAGATAGCAAGGGAGAACGGGATAAGGGTCATCGGCCCGAACTGTGTCGGTGTTTACGTTCCGGACACAGGTGTTGACACCGTCTTCCTGCCCGAGAGCAAGATGGACAGGCCGAAGAGTGGACCGATAGCCTTCGTCAGCCAGAGCGGAGCATTCGCGGCAGCCATGCTCGACTGGGCGGCCATGGCGGGCATAGGAATAGGTAAGATGGTCAGCTACGGCAACAAGCTTGACGTTGATGATGCCGATTTAATGGACTACTTCATCCACGACGACGGCATAAACGTCGTCACCTTCTACATCGAGGGCGTCAAGGAGGGTAGGAAGTTCATTGAAGCAGCAAAGAGGATAACCAAGGTCAAGCCGGTCATAGCCCTCAAGAGCGGAAGGACCGAGTACGGTGCCAAGGCGGCCTCTTCTCACACGGGTTCATTGGCTGGAGCCGACACTATTTACGATGCCGTCTTCAAGCAGACCGGAATAATCCGCGCTGAGGACTTCGAGCACATGTTCGACCTCGCAAAGGCCTTTGCCGCGCTTAAGGACAAGCTCCCGAAGGGCGACAGGATAGGCATCATCACCGATGGCGGTGGAGCGGGCGTCATGGCCAGCGACGCCGTTGCTAAGTTCGGCCTCAGGATGGCCGACCTCAGCGAGGAGACCCTCAAGTACCTGAGGGAGAACTTCCCGCCGCACGCCGTAGCTGGCAACCCGACCGACGTCGTCGGCGACACCGACGCCGAGAGGTATAGGATCGCCATCGAGGGCTTCGTCAATGACCCGAACGTCGATGCTATCCTCGTCATAGTCCTCTTCCAGGTCCCACTCCTTGAGGAGGAGAAGATAATCGACATCCTAGCGGAGTACCAGAAGAAGAGCGACAAGCCGATCGTTGCCGTTGCCATGGGTGGTAAAAAGACCGACCACTACGCAAGGCTCCTGGAGGACAAGGGGGTTCCAGTTTACCCGACCCCCGAGAGGGGAGTTAGAGCCCTGGCGGGCCTTGTTAAGTATGCTGAATACCTCAGGAGGGGGGCCTAA
- a CDS encoding magnesium transporter, which yields MAVIGEITGELREKVKEAYRVTLPSLFTSQIFGLFGGTFLGKYFEIMRTQFPGLLVVLPGIMGLRGNVFGSMASRFSTMLYLGDLEPSLRDRKVLKEIVLRMLISLIPIVLLWAIGVATGVKKNALDVLLIVVTSTILVSFILGYFTSFVTIFAFKRGTDPDSVAAPLVASMGDFLTVPSLVLFILLIEHSPEGFRLFNYAVLALFAAVAAISRVRKAEFVELKQVFITITGLALLSTVSGSILARFSGIIQASVILSFIYPSLLSSFGNYGSIIAAKTSTKLHLGEIESFVCWKPLTDILALFTTAPIIGATKLLIGIALVKLTTGMTVPGSAWLVVLTYPFMVLFIMLYSYTVSYFLFRKNIDPDHVAIPLISNNSDIFGTIYVVLMAKLMVGG from the coding sequence ATGGCAGTGATCGGCGAGATTACGGGGGAGCTGAGGGAAAAGGTCAAGGAAGCCTACAGGGTTACGCTACCGTCCCTGTTCACCTCCCAGATATTCGGCCTGTTCGGCGGTACGTTTCTGGGTAAGTACTTCGAGATCATGAGAACCCAGTTTCCAGGTCTTCTGGTGGTCCTACCGGGCATAATGGGCCTTCGCGGCAACGTTTTCGGCTCGATGGCATCGCGCTTCTCGACCATGCTCTACCTCGGTGACCTCGAACCCTCCCTTCGGGACAGGAAGGTTCTCAAGGAGATAGTCCTGCGGATGCTCATCTCGCTCATCCCGATAGTCCTGCTGTGGGCCATAGGTGTTGCCACTGGGGTAAAGAAGAACGCCCTTGACGTCCTCCTCATAGTGGTCACCTCCACGATACTCGTGTCCTTCATCCTCGGCTACTTCACCTCCTTCGTCACGATATTCGCGTTCAAGCGCGGTACCGACCCGGACAGCGTTGCAGCACCGCTGGTCGCTTCAATGGGCGATTTCCTAACTGTTCCTTCACTGGTGCTGTTCATCCTCCTCATTGAGCACTCGCCGGAGGGATTCAGGCTCTTCAACTACGCGGTGCTGGCTCTCTTTGCCGCCGTGGCTGCTATAAGCCGGGTCAGGAAGGCGGAGTTCGTTGAGCTCAAGCAGGTCTTCATAACGATAACCGGGCTGGCGCTCCTCTCGACGGTATCGGGTTCAATACTCGCGAGGTTCAGCGGGATAATCCAGGCGTCGGTTATACTGAGCTTCATATACCCCTCTCTCCTCAGCAGCTTTGGAAACTATGGCTCTATAATAGCTGCAAAAACCTCTACCAAGCTCCACCTCGGTGAGATAGAGAGCTTCGTCTGCTGGAAGCCCCTCACAGACATCCTGGCGCTCTTCACGACGGCGCCCATCATTGGAGCGACGAAGCTCCTCATAGGTATCGCCCTGGTGAAGCTGACTACCGGGATGACGGTTCCGGGCTCCGCGTGGTTGGTGGTTCTCACGTATCCGTTCATGGTACTGTTCATCATGCTCTACTCGTACACGGTCTCCTACTTCCTCTTCAGGAAGAACATAGACCCCGACCACGTGGCGATACCGCTCATCTCGAACAACAGCGATATATTCGGCACGATATACGTTGTACTGATGGCCAAGCTCATGGTGGGTGGTTGA
- a CDS encoding potassium channel family protein — translation MEEWDEIEVPRNVKDIFVEMKNTAELMVDLAYSSILFNEEEMAEEVLELEEYLDLLNYHLMVHAVLAARRPKEAEQITSILHMAHAIDDMSNAAADLAKMVIDGVELHPVITEAILGSEEIIGKIFVSAESILVGKTLEELDLAANTGVWIVAVRRGKRWIFDPDGDFKIFPGDILIGRGTNTSIDYLKEIARGNIKVMGNE, via the coding sequence GTGGAAGAGTGGGACGAAATCGAGGTTCCAAGGAACGTTAAGGATATCTTCGTTGAAATGAAGAACACCGCAGAGCTGATGGTTGATCTGGCATACTCTTCGATACTCTTCAACGAGGAGGAGATGGCCGAGGAGGTGCTCGAACTCGAGGAGTACCTCGATTTGCTCAACTATCACCTCATGGTCCATGCGGTTCTTGCCGCACGGAGGCCGAAGGAGGCGGAGCAGATAACGTCCATCCTCCACATGGCGCACGCCATAGACGACATGTCCAACGCCGCAGCTGACCTCGCGAAAATGGTCATCGACGGCGTCGAGCTCCACCCCGTCATAACCGAGGCTATTCTCGGCAGCGAGGAGATAATCGGCAAGATTTTTGTCTCGGCCGAGTCTATACTCGTCGGAAAAACGCTGGAGGAGCTGGACCTCGCGGCCAACACCGGCGTCTGGATAGTGGCGGTGAGGCGGGGCAAACGCTGGATTTTTGACCCCGACGGGGACTTCAAAATCTTCCCAGGCGACATACTCATCGGCAGGGGCACGAACACTTCCATAGACTACCTGAAGGAGATAGCGAGGGGCAACATCAAGGTGATGGGCAATGAGTGA